From the genome of Fundidesulfovibrio terrae:
TTTTTGCGCCAGGATTCGGCCAGAAACGCCTGCACCTGCGTGGAGGACGCAAGCCCCAGGTCGTGCCAACTCCTGGCCCGCTCCACGGCCTTGGCCGCGCAGCCGAAGCGTTCGAGGATCTTTTTGGACGTGCGAGGGCCGAGCCCCGGCGCGTGCTTGAGGCACAGGCTGGCCCAAAACTCCTGGCGCTGGGGATCGGTCACGGCGCTACTGGCCCAGCTGTTTGAGCTTCTGCTTGGCCTTGCCGGAGAATTCGGAGGACGGGTGCTCGTCTACGAGCATTTTCAGGTGGAAGGCGGCGTTGGCCTTGTCCCCCAGTCGCTCGTAGGCGTCCGCGATGCGGTACAGGGCCTCGGCTGATTTGGAGTCCTTGGGGAAGCGGGTGGTCACTTCCTTGAAGCTCAAGATGGCCTGGTTGTAGCTCTTGTCGCCCATGTAGCTCTCGCCGATCCAGTAAAGGGCCTCGGGGGTCTTGGGGGAGCTGGGATACTTGGCCAGAAAGTCGTTGAATTTCCGGCGGCCTTCGTCGTTGTGGTTGGCGGAGACAGCGCGAAGCGCCTCGGTGTAAAGCAGCTGCTCCTGGACGTCCGCGGCCTGCGGTGCGGCCGTCTGAGCTGCAGGCGCGGCGGGTGCCGGTTGCGGCGTGGTGCCCTGCGGCTTGGCCGGAGTAGTGGAGGGTGCGGCGGAAGAAACGGGCGCGGGCTGGGCCGCGGAAGCGAGAGGTTGAGGCGTGCGGGCCGCCTGCTTGCCCTTGGCGAACCTGGAACCTTCAACGGCTGGAGCTGCCATGGGCACGGGCTGCTTGGCTGATTCGCCGAGCGTCACCACCGGGGGCTGCAAGACGGGCAGCGGCTGGGGAGCGGGCGTCGCGGGAACCGGTTGCGCCTGCGGGGAGGGCTGCGCTGCCGTGGCGGCGGGAGCGCCCGGCGCGCCCGAAGCGAGAGAGGAATACGGGATCACCTGCCCGTACGCCACCGGCTGGCGGGAACCGGCCACGGGTGCGGGCTTGTGGTCCTTGCCCTTCTGGGTCTTGGAGGGGACGGCGGGTTGGCCCTGGCCAAGGCGGTCCAGGCGGCTGGCGATGTCTCGCAGCTTGTAGTCGATGTCGGCGTCCCGGGCCCGCTGCTGTTCCTGGAAACGGGAGAATCCGGCCTCGAGGTTGTCCAGCCGGGAAGCCTGGGTGGCCTCCTGCCCGGCCTTGCCCTTGTTCTGGGCGCAACCGGAGACGGCGAGCGCAAGTGCCAGGACGGTCAGGCCGAATCGTTTCACCGCATCCTCCAAGAGTTTTCATTGCGATAATCGAGCCTTGCCGTGAAAGCAAGCTCCCCGGGCCGGAAAATCGCTTGGTCGAACACAAACTTCCGGTTTTCCGGTAAGCCGGTCCAAGCGCGTTGCATCGCGGGCGTTTTTCAGGCACATAACCGGCGCCGCGCCTGCGCGGTCACAAGTCCACAAGGAGTCCGGTCCAGCGTGAACGAGAACCTTCTCTTCGCGGCCATAACGGCCCTCGTCTGCCTGCCCCTTTCCCTGGCCCTGGCCGCAGCCGGCCTGCCCCTGGCCAGTGCGTCGATGCTCCTGAACCCGCCCAAGCGGGTGAAGGTCTTCCGGGACAAGTACGGGCAGCAGACCGCCACCTTCTGCCTTCTGGCCGGGATCATCGCCACGGCCTGCCTGGGGGCGGCGGCGGGCTTCCTGCCCATGGTGTTCCCCGCCGCGGCCTCCTTCTGGCTGGGCTGGCCCCTGCCCCTGGCTCCCCTGGCCGCCCTGCTCGTCTTGTGCGCCGTCCTGGCCGTGGCCTACCGGGCCACCTGGCAGATCCTCAAGGAGAACCGCCCCGCCCATGCCGCCATGGGAATGGCCGCCACCGTCTGCGGCTGGGGCCTGGGCTACCTGTTCCTGTCGTTCTTCAGGCATTTCGCCGTCAGCTCCGCCGACCCTGCCGCCGACCCGACCCTCTTCCTTCCGCCCCTGGACTCCGCGTCCTGGCTGCTTCTTCCGAGCGTGCTCGCCCTGACCCTGGCCATGGCCGGAGCATCCGCCCCGCTCTACCTGATCTACCGCCGGGAAAAGGATGACTTCGGGCGCGACTACTACAACTACGCCCTCAAGATGGCCGGCAAGTGGGCCCTGGGCGGCAGCGCCGGAGCCTTGGCCTCCCAGGGCGCGCTTTTCGCCCTGCTCTGGCCCGTGGTCAGGGACATGCCCATCCGGGCCTCGTTCTTCTGGGGCGAGGCCGTGGCCCTGACGGCCTTCGTCATGGCCGGACTGCTCTGGAGCATGGTGCTCAAGAACCAGAACCCGCTTCGCCTGAAACTCCACTGCGTGACCGGATACGCCCTGGCCGTGGCTGGGCTTTCGGGCATGGCGGTGGCCGTCTCCCGTTTCTTTTTCGGCTAGGCAGGCCTTCCCCCGTTTCTTTTCCGGCCGGAGGGTGTAGGATGCCTCGTCCCTCCCGCATATGACCGGGCCGCATGTCGCGGCCCTCGGTCCGGGGGAAAGGAGGCTCCATGCCCGAGCATTCTTCGCAGGATCTGTTCTCGGCCCTGTGTAAAGCCCTCAAAAGCGGTGATCTCGACGCAGCCGCGGGCCTTTATGACGACGAGGCGGTCTTCGTGGTTTCCCCCGGGCGGATAGCCCGGGGCAAAGAAGAAGTCCGCAACGCCCTGGCCGGGTTCATTGCCCTGAAGCCCACCCTGGTTATCGATCCGGTTGAGGTCGTAAGCACCGGAGACATTGCGCTTGTATTGGGTTCCTGGACGTTGTCGGGCACCGGGGCGGACGGTACGCCGGTCCTCATGAGCGGCCGGTCCGCGGATGTCCATCGCCGCCGGGACGGTGTCTGGCGCATCCTGGTGGACAACCCGTGGGGCACGGGCGTCCTCCCCGGCTGACGGGCTTGCGGGGATACCACCCACGAAAAAGGACGGCCCCCCATGAGGAGCCGCCCGTTCGTTTCTTCGTGAGAAAAGCGCTACATGCCCGACGGCCCGCGCATGTCGAACTCGGAGCGCGAAATGTTAGTGCCGTTAAGCATCCCGACAGGCGTCTGGATGCTTAACAGCCTGGTGTCGCGTTATGTTCCGCCTTGTTTGACCCGGGTCGAATCGGCGGAATAATTCGAGAGTTATTTCCTGACCTTTTCCTTTCCTTGGCAAGAAGCACGCAAGCGGAACGGATGTTGCTTGCTAAGATTTCACTCGTCCTCTTTTTCACCTACTCCTCTCCCGCCAGTCAGTACCGTTCTTACTTGGCGGCAAGTACGGATTTCCGTCTGTTCCTGCAATCATGTTACCGCATGGAGGATTATCCATGAAAAAAGGAATGCTTATCCCAGGATTATTCCTACACGGTCTCATTGTTGCCCTGTCCCTGTCTTCCGTTGCGTTCGGGCAGGTTTCAGCCATTCAGATTCCCGTGATCGTGAACATTACCCCGATGCGGGGATGACCCCAGACGGCGCCAAGGACGCCATCAAGGAGGCCAACAAGGCTCACAAGCAGGCCAACATGCAGCTCGTGGTGGTCAAGGTGCAGAACGCCACCGAAGGCGATGCCGGAAATGACGGGGAATTCAACAAGGATGAACGAAAAGCCGTGCGCACCTTCGGCGGCAAGGAACTCGAAAAGCTCCCCAACCAGAAGGGGCTCAAGATCTGTTTCGGCAAGACGCCCACAACGGAATCGCCCACCAACCCGGGCATCAGCGTCCACAAGGACCCGACCCTTATCGTGAAGAACCGTGCCACTGCGGCCGAAACCGGCCAGACCATCGCCCACGAGATCGGCCATGTGATGACCCTGGGGGCGGGACACACGGTCACATCCACTCAGAAGGCCAACGCCGGCGGCCACACCCCCAATACGCCGGGCGAGACGGGGAAAGAGAACCTGATGGCCCCCAGCAACTACCGGACGGATACCAAGCTGACCGCGGACCAGATCGCGGAGATGCAGACCCGCAAGTACTTCGTCGGCAAGTGCTCCACGCAGTTCAACTCCGCCTTTCCGGCAGTCAAGGACAAGCAGCAGTTCGGCGCCAACACGGATGCCGGCAACGACCAGGGTGGCGCGCCGGCCATTTTCGACCTGCACCAGATGTTCTTGGCATCGCTGGAATCCTCGGGGGTCATCCAGTCGCAGATTTCGGTGCAGACCCCCCTGCCAGGCAGCGCCATCGGCGCGACCTACACACTGGGGTTCGACTCCGACCAGAACGCCGCCACGGGCGTAGCCTACAGCGGCCTGCCCGGAGTGGACAGGGTCGTCAAGATCTCGGCCAGCGGCGTTTTCGGAACCCCCGGATTCTCCCTGACCGGTTCCGTCATCGATGCGGTAACATTGACGGTCGTCAGCCCCCTCAGCTCACTCCAGGCCGTGATAGCCGACTCGCTAGTCGATATCGACTAACCCGGTATCCCTGCCGAAACCAACTACCTCTTCGACATACCCAAGGCTGCCCTGGCCATCCCTTCCTTGGCCACGGACCTGCCCTTGGTGGCCACGGCCGGCGACGGTGTGTCCATCTTCGACGACAGCATTTTTGATTTCGACCTGATCCGCTGGCTGGAAGACCCCACCCTGGAAACCTTCGGGGACGGCGTGCCCAAACCCGGGGTTTCCTACCCGTTCAGCGTCTCTGGACTTGAGTCCCTGAGTCCCTTCGATCTGCTTCTGGACGGGCAAGTGATGCTGAGCGCGTCCCTCGACGCCACGGGCAGCTTTGCCGGCAGCTTCATCTTCCCGAATATCCCGGTGAACACCCTCCACTTCATCACGGCCCAGGACAGCACCGGCGAATTCGCCTACAGCATGACCTGCCCCACCCCTGAACCCACGTCCCTCCTCCTTCTCGGCTCAGGGGCCGGTCTGCTGGGCTTGCGCAAGCGCCGCCGGGCCGGCCGGTAGTGCCAACCGATTGTTGAATACGAGCAAGGCTGCCTCGGAAACCCCGGGGCAGCCTTGTCGTTCTCGTGTCGCGCCGCACTATCCGCCACGCGTTCAGCGCTGCGAGGTGGACATGAGGTATATTTCGTGGGGGTCGAGGATGAGCACCACCGAGCCGTCGCCCATGATGGTTGCGCCCGAGAGACCGCGCGTGTCGAACTCCGAGAGATAGCTGCCCAGGGGCTTGATGACCACTTCCTGCCGCTCCAGCAACTTGTCCACGATGACCCCCAGGCGGCGGTCGTTGTCGTGGAGGATGACCATGGACACGATCTCCTTGTCGTCTTCCGGGGCGGGAGGGAGTTCGAGCACCTCGCGCAGCTCGATAATGCCCAGGACCTCTCCGCGAAGGGTCACGGCCTTGCGCTTGTTGACCTCGGTCATGCGCTTGACCTCGATCTTGGTGGTCTCTGACACCGCGTCCAGGGGGATGGCGTAGGTCTGGTCGCCCACCATGACCATGAGGGCGTCGATGATGGCCAGGGTCAGGGGAAGGGCCATGGTGAACTTGGTGCCCTTGCCCACCTCGCTGGTCACGCTCACGGTGCCCTTGAGATTCTTGATGTTGGTGCGCACCACGTCCATGCCCACGCCGCGCCCGGATATGTCGGTGATCTTCTCGGCCGAGGAAAAGCCCGGCATGAAGATGAGTTCCAGGGCGTCCCGGTCGTCGAGGTTCTTGGCCTCCTCGGGGGTGATGAGCCCCTTGCGGATGCCCACCTCGCGCATCTTGGCCGGATCGATGCCCTTGCCCTCGTCCTCCACTTCGATGGCCACGGAGTTGCCCCGGTGGTAGGCGCGAAGCCAGACCTTGCCCACGGGGCTCTTGCCAGCCGCGAGGCGGGCTTCCTCGGTCTCCAGGCCGTGGTCCACGCTGTTTCGGATGAGGTGCACCAGGGGATCGCCGATGACCTCCACCACCGACTTGTCCAGTTCGGTCTCTTCGCCTTCCATGATCAGCTCCACTTCCTTGCCCGACTTGCGCGACAAGTCGCGCACCAAGCGCGGGAAGCGGGAGAACACCGAAGAAACGGGCACCATGCGCACTTTCATGATGGTGTCCTGGAGGTCGTCGGACAGCCTGGCCATGGCATAGGTGGTTTCGGTGAGCTGCTGGGCGATTTCCTGCACGTCGAGCTTGCCCTCTTCCAGGGAGCGGGCCAGCAGGGCGTACCGGTTTCTGTTGATGATGAGCTCGCCGATCAGGTTCATGAGGTGGTCGAGTTTCTCATGATCCACGCGGATGGTGGAGGACACCTTGGCCGCACCTGGAGCCGAGGGAGCGGCAGGCGCGGGGGCGGCCGCCTCCGGCTTGGGGGCGGGTTTCGGCTCGGCTTTAGACGCGGGAGCGGCGGCCTGGGCCGGTTCGGCCTTCGGCTGCGCCTTGGGAGCTTCTTCCTTTTTGGGCTTGGGGGCGGGTTCCGGTTTGGCCGCCTCTTCTTTCGCGGGAGCAGGCGTGACGACCGTCTCGGCCTTCTCGGGTGCGGCAGGCTGCGCGGCCTTCACGCCGCCCATGAGCGCGGCCAAGGCGGCCTTGATCATGTCCTCGAGGATGCCGCACTCCTGGCGCAGGATGTCGAGCATCATCTCGAAATCCATGCCGGTCTTCCGGGCCTGGTCCACGAGCCCGGCGGTGCGCTCGGCGTAGGTTTTGAGCTCACCGAAGCCCATGTAGCCTGTTGAGTTGCGTAGCGTGTCCAGCGAACGGTAGAGCCCGTCGATGTATTCCTTGTTGGTGCCGTCCTTGGCCAGTTCGTCCAGGGCCAGATGGATGTTGGCCAGCTGCTGGGTGACGGTTTCCTCGAAAATTTCCTTATCCTCGTCGTCCAGGCCGGAGTCGCCGGACGACGAGGCCGTTTCGTCCGCGGGGGCCGGAGCTTCCGGCTTGGGAGCGGCTTCCGGGGCCTGCGCCGCTTCGGGTTCGGGCGCGGCCTCATCAACAGACTCGGACGACTTGAGCGGTTCGGCCTGCACGGCCATGTCCCCGAAATCCACGTCGCCCGTGGCCACGGCCTGCTGGAGCTTGTCCACCAGGAAGGAGATATCCATGGGCGTGGCCTGGTTGTGCTTGGCGTCGATTTTGGAGACCAGGGTCTCCATCATATCCACGGTGCCGAGCAGCAGGTCGATCATGCGCGGGGTGGCGGTCATTTCCCCCTTGCGCACCTTGTTGAGCAGGGTTTCTGCCTCGTGCGTGAGGGAGTTGAGCTCCTTGTGGCCGATGATGCCGGAGTTGCCCTTGAGGTTGTGGAAGTAGCGGAAGGTGTCGTTGACCAGATCGCCGCCCGCGCCCGCGGGATCCTTCTCCAGTTCGAGAAGAGAGGCGTTCAGGTTTTCGATGATCTCCTGGGCTTCCTCGAGGAAATCGTTCAGGTGGCCCTCGCCGATGGCCTGAAGCCCGTAGGACGGGCCGGTCTCAGTGGCTTCCGGCATGATGAAGCCGCGTGATTCTCCTCCGGGGGTCTTTTCCGGTCTGGGCACGTCAACCTCCTCGGAGGAACTGGCGGCAGTCTGTTCGGACGCGGGCGCGGTCTGCCCGGAAGGGGCGGCCGCAGGCAGTTCCTCGCCCGCCAGGATGGCTTCGATGCGGTGGATGATGGAGGCGGTCTCGACCTCGCCCTCGTAGCCGTGGGTTTCCAGGCTGTCGATCATGGTCCGCAGGGCGTCGGTGGCAGCCAGGATAACGTCCATGATGCCAGCGGTGACGCCGATCTTGCCCTTGCGCAGTTCGTCGAGGATGTTTTCCGCCTTGTGGGCCAGGCCGTTTATCTGGTTGAGCCCCAGAAATCCCGACGCGCCCTTGAGCGAATGCATGGGCCGGAAAATTTCGTTGAGCAGGCCAAGGTTCTCCGGGTTCTTCTCGAGCTCAAGCAGGTTGGGCTCGATGGTCTCCAGGTGCTCCTTGGCTTCGACGATGAAATCGGCGAAGAGTTCCGGATCCATGAAATCCTGGCTCATGAGTACCTCTGTAAGGCGAATTGAAGCCGTCTAGCCAAGCAGCATCTTGACATTCTTGACCATTTTCTCGGGCTGCGCCGGCTTGACCATGTACATGTTGGCGCCGATGGAGAGCCCGGCCTGGATGTCCTTCTCCTGCCCTTCGGTGGAGAGCACCACGATGGGTATGTCGCTGTAGGCATCCTGTTCCCGCACGCTCTTGATGAACGTGAAGCCGTCCATGCGGGGCATGTTGATGTCCGAGATGATCAGGTCGATCTTCTCGGAGGAGTAGAGCTTCTCCAGGCCATCGAGACCGTCCTCGGCCGTGACCACCTTGAAACCTTCCTTTTTCATGATGAAGGCCACAAGGTTGCGAACGGTTTTGGAATCGTCCACGATAAGAATCGTCTTTGGCATAATGGGCTCCTAGCTCTTGAGCACTTTCTGGAAGAGACGGCTGACCGACAGTATCTTGATCAGCCTGTCGCCGGCCTTGAGCAGGCCGGCCATGAGTTCAGCGTTCACGCCCACCTGGGATTCGATGTTCCATTCTATATCGGCACGCGGGGCCTTGTACATGGTGTCGATGGCTCGAACTCGCAAGCCTATCTGCATGTCGCGCAACCGGCAGACGATGAGGAAATTGTCCTCCTGCCCGTCTTCGGCCGGCACGTCCAGCAGGCAGGCCAGGTCGATAAGCGGCGTCACCCGGCCCCGCAGGTTGGTCACTCCGGCGAGAAACGGCGGAGCTGCCGGGAGCTTGGTGGCCGCCACGGCGCGAAGCACCTCCTGCACCAGCATGATGGGCACGGCGAAGACCTGTCCCGACACGTAAAAGCTCACCAGCCTGAGTTCTTCCTCGGCCATGAGGCTCGACTCGAGGTCCACGCCGGACTCGGGTGCCTCCTGGTCCGTGGCGGCTCCCATGACCTGCTCGGCCTGGACGGGGCTTTTGAGGGCCCTGCCTTCCGGAGTGTTTTCCCACCCTGCCCCGACGTATTTTTCCAGGAACGCGCGTTCGGAACCCGTCAAGTCTGCGGACCGCTGGCCCGATTCGGGGAGAGCCACGTCGTGCTCAAAGTAGTTTTCCAGCGTTTTCATGCGGGCAGTATTTCCTTGGCCAAGGCCATGTATTCCTTGGCTCCCCGGGACTCCGGGGCCACGTCGTAGATCACCTGTCCCCTGGCGCTGGCTTCCCTGAACTGCGTGTCCATGTCGATCACCGTCTCGAACATCTTGGAGCCGAGTTTCTTGCGCAGAAGCTCAAGCACCCTGCGGCACGCCCCGGCGCGCCGGTCGAACATGGTGGCCAGGGCCTTCCAGGCCACGGGCCTCGGGAGCACCTTGTTCAGCAGGCGGATCGAATCGAATATCAACCGCAATCCGTGCAAGGCCAGAAACTCAGTCTGGATGGGGATGATGAGCAGATCCGAGGCCACCATCGCGTTCACCAGAAGTACTCCCATGTTCGGCGGACAATCGAGGATCACGAAGTCGTACCCCAGCGCCGCCTCGGCCAGCAGGTTCTTGAGCAGAAGCCCCTTGTTCTCGCGTCCCTTGAGGTCGATATCCAGCTCCGAAAGCCTGACGTTGCTGGCCACTATGTCCACGCCCCCCTGCGGGGCCAGGATCACGGCCTTGTTCCAGAGCTCGCGGTCGAACGACTCGGCCAGCAGCAGGTCGTAGGCCGATATGGGCACGTTCTCTGGAAACATCCCCAGATGGACCGAAGCGCAACCGTGCGGATCCAAGTCCATCAGCAGGACCTTTTTGCCCAGCCTGGCCAAGGCTCCCCCCAGCGACAAGGCCGTGGTCGTCTTGCCGACGCCTCCCTTTTGGTTGGCGATGGCCACTACGCTTGCTCCCACGCTCGCTCACCACCGTTTCCGGCGGGAAAGGGCTGGGCCATCATGATATTTCTCGGCCAACATGCGGATTTTCTTTATCCTTCTTTCAAATAAATGATGGCGCCCGGGTAGTGTTTCGGCTTGAAGGCGCGCGATATGTTGTGCAGCGACTCCGAGTGGCCGATGAGCAGGAATCCTCCGGGAAGCAGGTTGTCGTAGAACGACCCGATGACGTTCTTTTTCATCTCGTCGTCGAAGTAGATGATGACGTTGCGGCAGAACACCAGCTGGGAGCGGTCCACGCGCTTGAGCATGGCCTTGTCGCTCAGGTTGATCTGCCCGAAGTTGACCAGGCGCTTCACCTCTGGCTTGACCTTGAACTTGCCGTCCTCCGCTGAGAAATACTTGGTCACGATCTCCTTGGGAGTGGTGCGCAGGGTGTAGTCGTTGTAGACCCCGTTGCGGGCCGAGGCCAGGACCGCTTCAGACAGGTCGTTGGCCGTGATCTTGATGTCCCAGGAGTTGATCTCGCTTTTCAGGACCTCGTGCAGGATGATGGCCAGGGTGTACGGTTCCTCTCCGGTGGAGCACCCGGCGGACCAGATGCGCAGCTTTTTTCCGCCCAGCTTGCGCTGCTTATCGAGGACCTCGGGGAGGACGTTGTTCTGGAAGACCGCCAGTTGGGGCGGATTGCGGTAGAAACTGGTCTCGTTGGTGGTGACCACTTCGAAGAGGCGGTTGAGTTCCTGGCGCTTGCCGGGGTCGTACTGCAGGAAATGGTAGTACTCTGCGAAGCTCTTGAGGTTGAGTTCCTTGAGACGGTTGGCCAGCCTGTTCTCGAGCAGGTATTTGCGGTTATCCGCGATGTAGATGCCCGATTGCTGGTAAATGTAGTCCCTGAGTTGCACGAACTCGGAATCCGCAATCTTGAGCTCCTTTCGCAAGGAGATGGTCTTGGAGAAAAGCGAGGACATTTAGTGACCCACACCCTGTTCTTCTTGAATCTTCGAGATCGCGTCCTCCGCTGCTGCCGTCAGTTCCGGGTCGCTTCCGTTGAGCACTTCCAGCAAAGCGCGGAAAGCGACATTGCCGCCGATTTCTCCTAGCGTCTCCACCACCTTGAGAGCCACCAGTTTGTTGGGGCTCTCAAGAAGCTCCACCAGCCTCGGTGCGGCTTCGCGGGCCGTGCGCATGCCGAGCGCCTCCAGGGCGCGGATGCGTACCCAGTCGTCCGGGTCGTCCAGCGCCTGCACGAGGTAGGTGGTGCCCTCGCTCAGGGAGCAGCAATGGCCGATCTGCTCAACCACGGCGATGCGCACCTCCCGGGACTCGTCAGAAAGCCGGGAAACCAGGAGTTTCAGACCCTCGCCGTCCGGGGCGCACAGGCCTGCCACGGCTTCGATGGCGACCTTGCGGATGTCGGGGATTTCGTCTTCAAGGGCGGCCTTGAGTTCCACGAGGTTTTTCTCAGGCTCGATCTTGCCCAGGGCAAAGACGGCCATGAGCCGGTCGATGGGCTCGTCCGACCGGGCCATCTCCTTGAATCGAGAGGCCATCTCGGGCGTCCCCAGGGCCACGCACGCGTCAAGGGCCGCCTCCTTCACGTCGTCATAGGGGTGGCTCAGCAGGGCGAAAATGGCGTCGGACGCGCCGACCACGCGCATCTTCTGCCCCAGGAAGGCCAGGGCGCCCTTCAGCACGGTCCCGTCCGCGTTGCGGGCCAGCACGTCCTGGAAGAACTCTACGGCTTCGGCCCCGCCGACCTTGAGCAGCGCCTGCACGATTTCGCGCTGCACGTCCCGGTCGCGTTTCCAGAAGACTGCCATGAGCAGGCTTGAAACCTCGGGGCCGCCTATGCGGGAGAGGACCTCCACGGCGATCATGGACAGGGCGTGTTCGCCGGAAGTCAGCGCGTTCTTCAGGGCTTCGGAGAGTCCCATGGCAGTCAGGGTGGTTATGGCCAGCTCGAGGCGGTCCTGGTCGCGGTCCGGGTCGAGGGCTCCGGCAAGCTCCAGAATGGCCTGGGATGAGGTGGTCCCGCCCACGAAGGCCAGCCCGTGCACCGCCGCGTCCTGGATTTCCGTATCCTCGTCTGAGAGCGCCGCCAGCAGGTAGTCACGGAATTTGACCCGTTCGGCGTCGGACAGCAGGGTCAAGGACTTGCCGCCCAGGATCTTCACCACGGATTTGCAGATCTTGTTGCGAAGCGCCGCCGGGGAGTCGTCCAGGCGCTTGATGAGCATGGTCACGGCCTTGACGTTGCCGATCTCGCCCAGGGCGTCCACGATCATGGAGGCCACCAGGTCGGAGGATTTTCCGAGCGCCCCGATGAGCGCGCTCACGGAGGATTCGTCGCGTATCTTGGCCAGGGCCTCGATGACCGCGAACTGCACCCACTCGTCGTCGGCCAGGGCCTTGTTGAGGCATTTGGCCGCCTCGGGCTTGCCGAGCGCCCCCAGGCTGACCGCCGCCTGGTAGCGGACGTTGACTTCGGGGTCCTTGAGCAGGGCTTCGCAGAGCGGGTCCACGGCCATGAGGTTGTCCGTGGAGCCGATGATGTCGGAGGCGAATATGCGCATGTCCGGGTCGTCATCGTGCAGAAGGGCCACGAGGGTCGGGAAGTCCTGGTCTCCGACCTCGCGCATGACGTCCATGGCGATGTTGCGGGCGGGCGGGTCGTCGGAGCGCAGAAGAGGAGCAACGGCACGCACCACGGCCGGGCCGCCGATGCGGCGTAGCGCCCTGTCGGCCGCCTCCTGTACGCCCAGGTTCTGGCTCTGCACCAGCTTGGCGAGCAGGGGGACCGCTTCCTCGATTCTGGCTTCCCCGGCGGCGAAAGCGGCTTCGCGTTCCTGCTCTACGTCTCCGGACTGCAGTTGGCCAAACAATTCGTCGTGCTCACCCATAAGCTCCCCGGCTGCCGTCCCTTTTCCGGACGGCTCGCTGCTCATTTATAGAGACCGTGCATGATGGCCTGGGCCATTTCGTCGATGTCCACGATTTCGTCGGCAAGTCCCGCGTCCACGATGGCCTTGGGCATGCCGTAGACCACGCAGGAGGAATCGGACTGGGCCAATGCGCGACCGCCTTTCTGCTTGAGAATTTTGACGCCTTCGAGGCCGTCCGAGCCCATTCCCGTGAGGATCACCCCCAGGGCGCGCTTGCCCACGGCTTCGGCGGCCGAGCCCACGAGCACGTTGGCCGAAGGCTTGTAAAGGGCGTCGGCGGGGTCGGTGGTGATTTCGATCTCCACCCGGCTCACCTTCTGGATCAGCTTCAGGTGCTTGCCTCCGGGCGCGATGAACACCTTCCCGGGGGCGAGCCTGTCTCCCGTTTCGGCCTCCTTGACCGACACCTGGCACACGCCGTCCAGGCGCTTGGCGAAGGGGCCGGTGAAGGCCGCGGGCATGTGCTGGGCGATGACGATGGAGGCGGGAAAATCCTTGGGCAGGGCCGAGAGCACCTTCTGCACGGCCGGAGGCCCGCCGGTGGAAACGCCGATGGCCACCACGTCGCGCGTAAGCGACCCGGAAGGCCTGACGAAATCCTTGCGGGCCTCGTGCTCCCCAGGGGCGCAGGGGGCGCTCAACGTGGGCACGCAGGTCTTGCGGAAGGCCATGGGCGGCCTGAACTTGCGCCGGGCGATCTGCTTGACCTTGGCCTGGAGGTCTTCCTCGATCTTGACGATATCCAGGGAGACCTTGGAAAGCTGCTTGGGGATGAAATCGACCGCGCCGAGCTCCATGGCCTTGAGCGTTGCCTCGGCCCCTTCCACGGTGAGGGAGCTGACCATCAGCACGGGCTTGGGCATCTCCATCATGATGTGCTTGAGCGCGGTGAGACCGT
Proteins encoded in this window:
- a CDS encoding HEAT repeat domain-containing protein, which encodes MGEHDELFGQLQSGDVEQEREAAFAAGEARIEEAVPLLAKLVQSQNLGVQEAADRALRRIGGPAVVRAVAPLLRSDDPPARNIAMDVMREVGDQDFPTLVALLHDDDPDMRIFASDIIGSTDNLMAVDPLCEALLKDPEVNVRYQAAVSLGALGKPEAAKCLNKALADDEWVQFAVIEALAKIRDESSVSALIGALGKSSDLVASMIVDALGEIGNVKAVTMLIKRLDDSPAALRNKICKSVVKILGGKSLTLLSDAERVKFRDYLLAALSDEDTEIQDAAVHGLAFVGGTTSSQAILELAGALDPDRDQDRLELAITTLTAMGLSEALKNALTSGEHALSMIAVEVLSRIGGPEVSSLLMAVFWKRDRDVQREIVQALLKVGGAEAVEFFQDVLARNADGTVLKGALAFLGQKMRVVGASDAIFALLSHPYDDVKEAALDACVALGTPEMASRFKEMARSDEPIDRLMAVFALGKIEPEKNLVELKAALEDEIPDIRKVAIEAVAGLCAPDGEGLKLLVSRLSDESREVRIAVVEQIGHCCSLSEGTTYLVQALDDPDDWVRIRALEALGMRTAREAAPRLVELLESPNKLVALKVVETLGEIGGNVAFRALLEVLNGSDPELTAAAEDAISKIQEEQGVGH
- a CDS encoding protein-glutamate methylesterase/protein-glutamine glutaminase, with protein sequence MISVVVVDDSAFMRKALASMLEKDPEIHVVATARDGQEGLELIRKHNPDVITLDIEMPRMDGLTALKHIMMEMPKPVLMVSSLTVEGAEATLKAMELGAVDFIPKQLSKVSLDIVKIEEDLQAKVKQIARRKFRPPMAFRKTCVPTLSAPCAPGEHEARKDFVRPSGSLTRDVVAIGVSTGGPPAVQKVLSALPKDFPASIVIAQHMPAAFTGPFAKRLDGVCQVSVKEAETGDRLAPGKVFIAPGGKHLKLIQKVSRVEIEITTDPADALYKPSANVLVGSAAEAVGKRALGVILTGMGSDGLEGVKILKQKGGRALAQSDSSCVVYGMPKAIVDAGLADEIVDIDEMAQAIMHGLYK